A section of the Elizabethkingia anophelis R26 genome encodes:
- a CDS encoding lysylphosphatidylglycerol synthase transmembrane domain-containing protein has protein sequence MAEAKKNNTLKTALTIGISLVFAAFFMWLATRGLNFSKIKEAFVKANYFWIFAAFVFGIMAYWIRAIRWNMFLEPMGYKISNSNALWTLSFGYLMNLTIPRSGEVARATALYGVEKVPVDKSFGTIILERVVDLFFMMLFLLLTAIFKYEALISFYNYLTKQKENAPQQEQGFPWKWLIAGCIGLGAILFIAFRKKLQQTSIYAKVINFGKGLLDGLKSIIQIKNKPKFFLYSAGIWTCYYFAAYLICFALPETSSFGFADGFFLITVGTLGMMVPASGGIGAYHLALKLGVMGLYLAWGKNPESGAEVGLSYAFLSHTLQLFIMLSMGLISIPLLAKARKI, from the coding sequence ATGGCAGAGGCTAAAAAAAATAATACACTAAAGACAGCTCTTACGATTGGGATATCTTTAGTGTTTGCTGCTTTTTTTATGTGGCTGGCCACAAGAGGACTTAATTTCTCAAAAATCAAAGAAGCATTTGTTAAAGCTAATTATTTCTGGATATTTGCTGCATTTGTCTTCGGGATTATGGCATACTGGATTCGCGCTATTCGCTGGAATATGTTTTTAGAGCCCATGGGCTACAAAATATCAAATTCCAATGCACTTTGGACATTATCCTTCGGTTATTTAATGAATCTTACTATTCCCCGAAGCGGAGAAGTTGCGAGAGCAACAGCTTTATACGGTGTAGAAAAAGTTCCGGTAGATAAATCTTTTGGAACCATTATCCTGGAAAGGGTAGTAGATTTGTTCTTCATGATGCTGTTCTTGCTGCTTACCGCTATTTTTAAATATGAAGCACTGATATCTTTCTATAATTATCTGACAAAGCAGAAAGAGAACGCGCCGCAGCAAGAACAAGGTTTTCCGTGGAAATGGTTAATAGCAGGTTGCATAGGATTAGGAGCCATATTGTTTATTGCTTTTCGTAAAAAGTTACAGCAAACTTCGATATACGCTAAAGTTATAAACTTTGGAAAAGGGCTTTTAGATGGATTGAAATCTATAATTCAGATAAAAAATAAGCCAAAGTTTTTCCTCTATTCAGCAGGAATTTGGACTTGCTACTATTTCGCTGCTTATTTAATATGCTTTGCCTTACCTGAGACTTCTTCCTTTGGATTTGCCGATGGATTTTTCCTGATCACAGTGGGGACATTAGGAATGATGGTGCCAGCTTCAGGAGGTATTGGCGCATATCACTTGGCATTGAAGTTAGGTGTCATGGGATTATATCTGGCTTGGGGAAAAAATCCTGAATCTGGAGCCGAAGTAGGTTTAAGCTATGCTTTCTTGTCGCATACGCTTCAGTTATTTATTATGTTATCTATGGGGCTAATCTCTATACCTCTTCTGGCAAAAGCCAGAAAAATATAA
- the pdxH gene encoding pyridoxamine 5'-phosphate oxidase codes for MENLHDRRKVYEKAELLESQIEQSPFEMFKIWLKAAEKDTSVVEANAMDVSTVDEDGCPRTRIVLLKEYSEEGFVFFTNYNSYKGAAIAHNPKACLHFFWSTLERQVTIKAEMVKTSAQDSDAYFHSRPRGSQIGAVVSPQSSVIPDRSFLEEKLTETEKLFENKEVERPAHWGGYIAKPYEIEFWQGRPNRLHDRIVYTKTEDGAWKIERLAP; via the coding sequence ATGGAAAACCTACATGACAGAAGAAAAGTTTATGAAAAAGCAGAACTGCTTGAAAGTCAAATCGAACAATCGCCTTTTGAAATGTTCAAAATATGGCTGAAAGCAGCAGAGAAAGATACAAGTGTTGTAGAAGCCAATGCAATGGATGTCTCCACAGTAGATGAAGATGGTTGCCCAAGAACCCGGATTGTTTTGCTAAAAGAATATTCTGAGGAAGGGTTTGTATTTTTTACCAATTATAATAGCTACAAAGGAGCAGCTATAGCACATAATCCTAAAGCTTGTCTTCACTTTTTCTGGTCTACTTTGGAGCGTCAGGTAACTATTAAAGCGGAAATGGTAAAAACATCAGCACAGGATTCTGATGCTTACTTTCACTCACGTCCCCGTGGTAGCCAGATTGGAGCGGTAGTGTCTCCACAAAGTAGTGTTATTCCGGACAGAAGCTTCCTTGAGGAGAAGTTGACAGAAACGGAGAAGTTATTTGAGAATAAAGAAGTAGAAAGACCTGCGCATTGGGGCGGATATATTGCCAAACCCTATGAAATTGAATTCTGGCAGGGGAGACCTAACAGATTGCATGACCGTATTGTTTATACCAAAACAGAAGATGGCGCCTGGAAAATTGAACGTCTGGCTCCATAA
- a CDS encoding aspartate aminotransferase family protein, which translates to MKQEFYKYQAQTTQFASGFEVERAEGNYIYGKDGKAYLDFVAGVSANTLGHSHPKIVQAIKEQTDKYLHVMVYGEYAQEKPVALCQLLADATPAPLEVTYLVNSGAEAIDGALKLAKRYTGREEIISFKDSYHGNTHGALSVSGNETHKREYRPLLPMINFIGFNEEKDLEQITEKTAGVIVETIQGAAGFIMPENDFFIKLKRRCEDVGALLILDEIQPGFGRTGKLFAFEHFGIVPDILVMGKGMGGGVPVGAFMASTEIMQTLSHSPKLGHITTFGGNPLIAAASHATLSEVLESGVMDEMYRKEQLFRELLVHPKIKKINGMGLMLAVDLGTPEYCLDVAKRCMENGLIVFWQLYKNNYMRITPPLIITDEEIKKGCKIIIDALNEN; encoded by the coding sequence ATGAAACAAGAGTTTTATAAATATCAGGCGCAGACAACACAATTTGCTTCAGGATTTGAAGTGGAACGTGCAGAAGGAAATTATATTTATGGTAAAGACGGGAAAGCTTATCTGGATTTTGTAGCAGGAGTTTCTGCCAATACATTGGGACATTCCCATCCGAAAATTGTTCAGGCTATTAAAGAGCAAACAGATAAATACCTTCATGTAATGGTGTATGGCGAATATGCACAGGAAAAACCGGTTGCACTTTGTCAGCTTTTAGCCGATGCTACACCTGCCCCGCTGGAAGTTACTTATTTGGTAAATTCCGGAGCAGAAGCTATTGATGGAGCATTGAAATTAGCCAAAAGATATACTGGCCGCGAGGAAATTATTTCCTTTAAAGATTCCTATCATGGAAATACTCATGGTGCACTAAGTGTTTCCGGGAATGAAACACACAAAAGAGAGTACCGTCCTTTGTTACCGATGATCAATTTCATTGGTTTTAATGAAGAAAAAGATCTGGAGCAGATTACAGAAAAAACAGCCGGGGTTATTGTTGAAACAATTCAAGGGGCTGCCGGATTTATTATGCCGGAAAACGATTTCTTTATAAAGCTAAAAAGAAGATGTGAAGATGTCGGAGCATTGCTTATTCTGGACGAAATCCAGCCTGGATTCGGAAGAACCGGAAAACTCTTTGCATTTGAACATTTTGGAATTGTTCCGGATATCTTAGTAATGGGTAAAGGAATGGGCGGAGGAGTTCCTGTGGGAGCGTTTATGGCCAGTACCGAAATTATGCAGACACTTTCACACTCTCCAAAATTAGGACATATTACAACATTTGGTGGAAATCCATTAATCGCAGCGGCATCTCATGCTACCTTATCCGAAGTACTGGAATCCGGTGTGATGGATGAAATGTATAGAAAAGAGCAACTTTTCAGAGAATTATTGGTACATCCGAAGATTAAAAAAATTAACGGAATGGGGCTGATGCTGGCAGTAGATCTGGGAACTCCCGAGTATTGTCTTGATGTGGCAAAACGTTGTATGGAAAACGGACTTATTGTATTCTGGCAACTCTATAAAAATAATTATATGCGCATCACTCCGCCTCTGATAATCACCGATGAAGAGATAAAAAAGGGGTGCAAGATCATAATAGATGCTCTCAATGAAAATTAA
- a CDS encoding HU family DNA-binding protein produces MNKSELIDAIAKDADITKVAAKKALESFISNVSSTLKKKDGKVSLVGFGTFSVAERAARQGINPSTKKPIKIAAKKVAKFKAGSELAEAVNGKKK; encoded by the coding sequence ATGAACAAGTCTGAATTAATCGACGCAATTGCAAAGGATGCTGATATCACTAAAGTAGCAGCTAAGAAAGCATTAGAATCTTTCATCTCTAATGTATCTTCTACATTGAAGAAAAAAGATGGTAAAGTATCTTTAGTAGGTTTCGGAACTTTCTCCGTAGCTGAAAGAGCTGCTAGACAAGGTATCAACCCTTCTACAAAGAAACCAATTAAAATCGCTGCTAAAAAAGTAGCTAAATTTAAAGCTGGTTCTGAATTAGCAGAAGCTGTAAACGGTAAAAAGAAATAA
- the panD gene encoding aspartate 1-decarboxylase: MLIEVFKSKIHRVKVTESDLNYIGSITIDEDLIDAAGLVVGERVYIVNVNNGERFDTYVIKGKRNSGEICLNGPAARKVHKGDIIIIIAYAQMTPEEAQTFQPKIVFPNEDTNLLT, translated from the coding sequence ATGCTAATAGAAGTTTTTAAATCCAAAATTCACAGAGTTAAAGTAACTGAGTCAGATCTTAATTATATAGGTAGTATTACTATAGACGAAGATCTTATTGATGCAGCAGGACTTGTTGTGGGGGAAAGAGTATACATTGTAAACGTGAATAACGGAGAAAGATTCGATACTTACGTAATAAAAGGAAAAAGAAATTCGGGAGAAATCTGCCTGAACGGACCTGCAGCACGTAAAGTACACAAAGGAGATATCATCATTATTATTGCTTATGCACAGATGACTCCGGAAGAAGCTCAGACATTCCAGCCAAAAATAGTTTTCCCGAACGAAGACACTAACCTTTTGACATAA
- a CDS encoding aminotransferase class IV: MIKNFQNIQKDPANRAFLFGDGVWVSFYIRNNELILAEECYFYLMASMRKLRLNIPQSYTLEFFKQLFQEQVIDKGLKNAIVRFFAYRENNGLNLAKNEVEYYFEAEETGDVLASAKDYEMDLIKEINVNTNLLSNIHVHSPENIYAGIYASENDLDDVILLNSNKRIARTSQGNILLLTDNTLRIPKHTEGAYISPLLESFVTFLDKKGLALLEEAEIIAFETQKADEVLMISETHGIHHVTKIRNKEFSKTKFATLLEDWQNSFS; this comes from the coding sequence ATGATTAAGAATTTTCAAAATATACAAAAAGACCCGGCTAACCGGGCTTTTTTGTTCGGTGACGGAGTATGGGTTTCTTTTTATATCAGAAATAACGAGCTTATTCTGGCAGAGGAATGTTATTTCTATCTTATGGCTTCTATGCGTAAGCTTCGACTAAATATTCCGCAGTCTTATACACTGGAATTTTTTAAACAATTATTTCAGGAGCAAGTAATTGATAAAGGATTAAAGAATGCTATTGTCAGATTCTTTGCTTACAGAGAGAATAATGGCCTTAATCTGGCTAAAAATGAAGTAGAATATTATTTTGAGGCAGAGGAAACGGGAGATGTTTTAGCAAGTGCTAAAGACTATGAAATGGATCTTATAAAGGAGATTAATGTTAATACAAATCTTTTGAGTAATATTCATGTGCATTCTCCGGAAAATATATATGCAGGAATTTATGCATCCGAAAATGATTTGGATGATGTTATATTACTAAATTCAAATAAAAGGATTGCAAGAACTTCACAAGGAAATATTCTGTTACTAACGGATAATACACTACGCATTCCAAAGCACACGGAGGGTGCTTATATCTCTCCGTTATTGGAGTCATTTGTAACTTTTCTGGATAAAAAAGGATTGGCTCTTCTGGAAGAAGCCGAAATTATTGCCTTTGAAACTCAGAAAGCAGATGAGGTACTGATGATTTCTGAAACGCACGGAATACATCATGTAACAAAAATCAGAAATAAAGAGTTCTCTAAAACAAAATTTGCTACCTTGTTAGAAGATTGGCAAAATAGTTTTAGCTAA
- a CDS encoding VF530 family protein: protein MEQQSKDPLHGKKLVDILEELVDYYQGFEELGNQINIRCFTHDPSIGSSLKFLRRTPWARAKVESLYLYVLRQKKKKGLL, encoded by the coding sequence ATGGAACAGCAATCTAAAGATCCTTTACATGGAAAAAAACTAGTCGATATTCTGGAAGAATTGGTGGACTATTATCAGGGTTTTGAAGAGTTGGGAAATCAAATTAATATCCGCTGTTTTACTCACGATCCGAGTATCGGCTCATCTTTAAAATTTCTCCGCAGAACTCCATGGGCCAGAGCTAAAGTAGAAAGCCTTTATCTGTATGTCTTAAGACAAAAGAAGAAGAAAGGATTGCTATAA
- a CDS encoding START-like domain-containing protein codes for MAKTKVHFEYPMHCQSEILYEYLASAEGLAEWFADDVVEKGDDFYFSWNGGEPEKATMIRYKPESFVRYRWEADEGTKNFFELTIVIDEITNDLSLNVTDFADEGDEEEVQQYWDNLIENLQIKLGAA; via the coding sequence ATGGCGAAAACAAAAGTACATTTTGAGTATCCAATGCATTGTCAATCAGAGATCTTGTATGAATATCTAGCAAGTGCTGAAGGACTGGCGGAATGGTTTGCGGATGATGTTGTGGAAAAAGGAGATGATTTCTATTTCAGCTGGAATGGAGGGGAACCCGAAAAAGCTACCATGATTCGTTATAAACCAGAAAGTTTTGTAAGATACAGATGGGAGGCAGATGAAGGGACAAAGAATTTTTTTGAATTAACTATCGTTATTGATGAGATCACCAATGACCTCTCTCTTAACGTTACAGATTTTGCAGATGAAGGTGATGAAGAAGAAGTACAACAGTACTGGGATAACCTTATCGAAAATCTACAGATAAAATTAGGTGCGGCTTAA
- a CDS encoding YqgE/AlgH family protein: protein MNNSYKGKILISTPDISGDIFSRSVVLIIEHNESGAFGLILNKKNKFLSKRFNKIMQNDIEVYEGGPISQDKIFFIIRGERATSVNSEINDDYYLTDNVEEVIELIVKQELETKNIKIFSGYSGWSPQQLEGEIKNKMWTVIEVINLDYTESNDQNLWKKIMQGLGGEFLLWANAPEDISQN, encoded by the coding sequence ATGAATAACTCCTACAAAGGTAAGATTTTAATCTCCACACCTGATATTTCCGGAGATATATTTTCCCGCTCTGTTGTCCTCATCATCGAACACAACGAATCAGGAGCCTTTGGCCTTATCCTTAATAAGAAAAATAAGTTCCTGAGTAAACGCTTTAACAAGATTATGCAAAATGATATTGAAGTATACGAAGGCGGGCCTATATCTCAGGACAAAATATTCTTTATTATTCGTGGAGAAAGAGCAACTTCTGTAAATTCCGAAATCAATGATGACTACTACCTTACAGACAATGTGGAAGAGGTAATAGAGCTTATAGTAAAGCAAGAACTTGAAACAAAAAACATCAAGATATTTTCCGGTTATTCAGGGTGGTCTCCACAACAGCTGGAAGGTGAGATAAAAAATAAGATGTGGACAGTTATAGAGGTTATTAATCTGGATTACACCGAATCCAATGACCAAAACTTGTGGAAAAAAATAATGCAGGGATTAGGCGGAGAATTTTTGTTATGGGCCAATGCGCCTGAAGATATTTCTCAGAACTAA
- a CDS encoding FKBP-type peptidyl-prolyl cis-trans isomerase: MTIDNNHVVALNYTLHTIEENGEKTFVEQTTTENPLTFLYGVGMMIPKFEENIKGLTVGDKTSFTIAPEEAYGEKDPNALAQLPVDMFKESGMPPVGAMLPLSDNQGNNFQAIVVEVTPEVVVADLNHPMAGKTLNFDVEVLSTRPATEEELSHGHAHGVDGTEGH, encoded by the coding sequence ATGACAATAGACAACAATCATGTAGTTGCTTTAAACTACACACTTCATACAATTGAAGAAAACGGTGAGAAAACTTTTGTTGAGCAAACAACAACTGAGAACCCATTAACATTTTTATATGGTGTTGGAATGATGATTCCTAAATTTGAGGAAAACATCAAAGGTCTTACAGTAGGTGATAAAACTTCGTTCACAATTGCTCCTGAAGAAGCTTATGGTGAAAAAGATCCTAATGCATTGGCTCAGTTACCAGTAGATATGTTCAAAGAGTCTGGTATGCCGCCAGTAGGAGCTATGCTTCCTTTATCTGATAACCAGGGAAATAACTTCCAGGCTATCGTAGTAGAGGTTACTCCGGAGGTTGTGGTTGCGGATCTTAACCACCCAATGGCTGGTAAGACTTTAAACTTCGATGTTGAAGTTTTATCAACTCGTCCTGCTACAGAAGAAGAACTTTCTCACGGTCACGCTCATGGTGTTGACGGTACAGAAGGTCACTAA